The Rhodoferax ferrireducens T118 DNA segment CAGCCATGATGCTTAATTTCAGAACCAGGCAGCATCTCAGCGCCGGTCTTTGCGGCCGTCAGGTCGGCTTTACCTTGATTGAGTTACTGGTAACGATTGCCATTGCCACCCTGCTGATGATGGTCGCCGTGCCAAGTTTTGTCGCGTTTCAGCGCAACGCGCAACTGTCAGATGCCGTCAGCAATTTCGTTGCCGCCGCCAATGCCGCACGAGCCAATGCCATGAAGCTGGGGCTTAACACCTACGTGGTACCCAATAGCACAACAACGGGCTGGAGTTCAGGCTGGATGGTGTATGCCGATGCCAACTGGAATGAAGCGTATGACGCAGCCTCGGAAGAAGTGATACTGCGCCATGAGGCATTGAGTGCCGACATCACCGTGACAATTCCCTCTGGCAGCAGCCTGGCAGGATCAGACCCCTATCTGATGTTCAACGGCAGTGGCTACCCACGGTTGAAAACAGGCGCCTTTGGTGGTGCAACAATGACAATGAGCAACATCTCGCCACGCTCAAGTTCCATCATCATTGACCCTGCTGGCCGCGTGCGGTCTTGCAAGCCAGGATTATGCTAACTCTGACTTTTTTTCAGACTCTTCCCCCTTCCTGACGTGACAACAAGCCTGCCGCAACCCATGCGCGACGCGCTCAACCTGGCCTGCGCGGCATTGCTCGTTGCCCCACCCAATCCGAGGGTAGGCTGCGTCATGACGGACTGCCGCGAAAACACGCTTGGGCAAGGACACACCCAGCGCACTGGTGGTGCGCACGCCGAAATCGTGGCCCTGCGCGACGCAAAGGCTCGGGGTAATTCGGTTGTCGGCGCCACCGCCTACGTCACCCTGGAGCCCTGCTCCCACCACGGACGCACCGGCCCGTGCTGCGACGCGCTCATTGCAGCAGGCATCAAAAAAGTAGTGGCATCCATCGCCGACCCTAATCCGCTGGTCTCAGGCCAAGGCTTCGAACGCCTGCGCGCAGCGGGGGTGGAGGTCGAAGTGATGCCTGCTGACGACCCGCTGGCGATTGCGTCGCGTGAACTCAACATCGGCTTTTTCAGCCGCATGATCCGCAAGACACCCTGGGTGCGCCTGAAGATGGCGGCCTCGCTGGATGGCAAATCTGCGCTGGAAAATGGCGTCAGCCAGTGGATTACGTCGGAGGCTGCGCGTACGGACGGTCATGCCTGGCGCGCCCGCGCCTGCGCCGTACTCACCGGCATCGGCACCGTGCTCACGGACAACCCGCGCCTGGATGTGCGGCTGGTCGACACGCCACGCCAACCTCATCTGGTGATCGTGGACAGCCGCCTTGAGACGCCACTGGATGCAGCGCTTTTTACGCCGGGCCGCGTCATCTACCTCTACGCTGCCGTCCAAAACGAAGCAAAAAAAGCAGCGTTGGAAACGCGTGGCGCCACGGTCATCTACGCGCCCGGACTCGAACCCGCAACGCGGAACAAGGTAGACCTCGCTGCCATGCTGCGTGACTTGGCGGCGCGTGAAATCAATGAGTTGCATGTGGAGGCCGGCCACAAGCTCAACGGCTCATTCATTCGGGAAGGTCTGGTGGATGAATATTTGGTCTACCTCGCACCCATGCTGATTGGGCTTGGCAGTGGCATGGCCAACTTTGGCCCCATCACGCAACTCGAAGATGCAGTGAACCTGCGCTTTCACAGCATCGAGCCGGTCGGTGATGACCTGCGTATTCTTGCCAGACCGCCCGGCCGCGAAACGTTTTGAATCGCTGAAAGAACCCTTTAGCTATCAATTAGATAGCTACATAAGAAGGTATGACGGGGGCTAGAGCCCTAGAAAGCTTAAATCATTGGGTTTGGCGTGGATTGCCGCGCTACGGCCGCAACGACGAATAAGGCAGCGCGGCAGCCGCAAGCCACCGCAAACCCACCGTAAATGACAGAACGCCTTTCAGAAATACAACTCTTTCCCTGCGAAAATACGCCTATGTTTACTGGAATCATCACCGGCGTGGGGCGCATCGCCGCCGTTCACGCCCTCGGCAGCTCTTCAAGCCACGGCAAGCGCCTCTCCATCGAGTGCCCGCCCGCTTTCCTCGACGATGTCGGTTTGGGCGACAGCATCGCGCTCAATGGCGCCTGCATGACGGTGACCGCGTTGGATGTTGCGGGGCAGCAGTTCTGCGTCGACATTTCAGCCGAATCACTCGACAAGACCGCCGGATTGAACGCGATGGGCACCATCAACCTGGAGAAAGCCCTGCGTGCCAACGACCGCCTGGGTGGTCACATGGTGTCGGGCCATGTTGATGGCATCGGGACCGTCACTCATTTTTCCCAGGTGGGTGAAAGTTGGCAGTTGCGGGTTTTGGCCCCCAAAGCGCTGGCCAAATACCTCGCCTACAAAGGGTCGATCACGGTCAACGGCGTCAGCCTCACCGTCAACCGCGTCCAGGATACTGAAGACGGCTGCGAGATGAGCATTAACCTGATACCGCACACAGTTCAGAATACGGCGCTTAATACGCTGCAAACCGGTTCCCTGGTCAACCTTGAAATTGATTTGATCGCGCGTTATGTTGAACGCATGCTCAACGCGGACCCGCAGCACACCCATCTGGCTGCGCCTTAACGCGTCAGCCACCCAGCTCCTACCTTCACATTTAGCCACCCATGAAAGACCGCCGCATGACCGCCCCCATCCCCGTAACCATTTCCCCGGTTGAAGACATCGTGGCCGACATGCGCGCTGGCCGCATGGTGATTCTGGTCGATGAAGAAGACCGCGAAAACGAAGGCGACCTGGTGCTGGCCGCTGACCACGTCAGCGCCGACGCCATCAACTTCATGGCCCGATTCGGCCGCGGCCTGATTTGCTTGACCCTCACCCGGGGCTTGTGTGAACGCCTGCAACTGCCGCCCATGACCGCGCGCAACGGCGACAAAAAAGGCACCGCCTTTACCGTGTCGATTGAAGCCGCTGAAGGCGTCACCACGGGCATTTCGGCTGCCGACCGCGCCCGCACCGTGCAAGCGGCGGTGGCCAAAAATTCTCACCCCGACGACCTGGTGCAACCCGGCCATATCTTTCCCCTGCAAGCGGTTGAAGGCGGTGTTTTGATGCGCGCCGGCCACACCGAAGCCGGTTGCGACTTGGCCGACATGGCAGGCTGCACCCCCGCCGCCGTGATCTGCGAGATCATGAAGGACGACGGCACCATGGCCCGCCTGCCCGACCTGCAACTGTTTGCCGCCGAGCATGGCCTCAAGATTGGCACCATCGCTGACCTGATCGCGCACCGCAGCCGGGTCGAGTCGCTGGTTGAAAAATTGGGTTCCCGCCCGATCAACACCGCTTTCGGTGATTTCACCCTTCACGCTTTCAAAGACAAGACCGCCCACGCCGTCCATCTGGCGCTGGTCAAAGGTCAGTGGGCCGCAGGCGACACGGTGTTGGTCCGCGTGCATGAGCCGCTGTCGGTGCTGGACGCGCTGGAGGTCGGTCGCGCCATGCACTCCTGGAGTCTCGATGCCGCCCTGGCCCGCATCGCCTCGGAGGGCAGTGGCGTGGTGGTGCTGCTCAATTGCGGCGAAAGCGCCAAGCAACTGATGGCCCAGTTTGACGGCACCGCCCGTGCCAGCCACGGCCCGGAGCGCGGCCGCATGGATTTGCGCAGCTACGGCATTGGCGCCCAGATCCTGCGCGAATGCGGCGTGCACAAAATGCAGCTCATGGGCAACCCGCGCCGCATGCCCAGCATGACCGGCTATGGCCTGGAGATTGTTGGATATCTTGGAAAAACAAATGCTTGACGCGAACCAAGGAACACTGGCCGCCAGTGACAGCCGCCTGAACGGCAAAAAATTGCGCATTGGCATTGTTCAAGCGCGTTTCAACGAACCCAT contains these protein-coding regions:
- a CDS encoding riboflavin synthase; its protein translation is MFTGIITGVGRIAAVHALGSSSSHGKRLSIECPPAFLDDVGLGDSIALNGACMTVTALDVAGQQFCVDISAESLDKTAGLNAMGTINLEKALRANDRLGGHMVSGHVDGIGTVTHFSQVGESWQLRVLAPKALAKYLAYKGSITVNGVSLTVNRVQDTEDGCEMSINLIPHTVQNTALNTLQTGSLVNLEIDLIARYVERMLNADPQHTHLAAP
- a CDS encoding GspH/FimT family pseudopilin, yielding MLNFRTRQHLSAGLCGRQVGFTLIELLVTIAIATLLMMVAVPSFVAFQRNAQLSDAVSNFVAAANAARANAMKLGLNTYVVPNSTTTGWSSGWMVYADANWNEAYDAASEEVILRHEALSADITVTIPSGSSLAGSDPYLMFNGSGYPRLKTGAFGGATMTMSNISPRSSSIIIDPAGRVRSCKPGLC
- the ribD gene encoding bifunctional diaminohydroxyphosphoribosylaminopyrimidine deaminase/5-amino-6-(5-phosphoribosylamino)uracil reductase RibD; its protein translation is MRDALNLACAALLVAPPNPRVGCVMTDCRENTLGQGHTQRTGGAHAEIVALRDAKARGNSVVGATAYVTLEPCSHHGRTGPCCDALIAAGIKKVVASIADPNPLVSGQGFERLRAAGVEVEVMPADDPLAIASRELNIGFFSRMIRKTPWVRLKMAASLDGKSALENGVSQWITSEAARTDGHAWRARACAVLTGIGTVLTDNPRLDVRLVDTPRQPHLVIVDSRLETPLDAALFTPGRVIYLYAAVQNEAKKAALETRGATVIYAPGLEPATRNKVDLAAMLRDLAAREINELHVEAGHKLNGSFIREGLVDEYLVYLAPMLIGLGSGMANFGPITQLEDAVNLRFHSIEPVGDDLRILARPPGRETF
- the ribBA gene encoding bifunctional 3,4-dihydroxy-2-butanone-4-phosphate synthase/GTP cyclohydrolase II, whose protein sequence is MTAPIPVTISPVEDIVADMRAGRMVILVDEEDRENEGDLVLAADHVSADAINFMARFGRGLICLTLTRGLCERLQLPPMTARNGDKKGTAFTVSIEAAEGVTTGISAADRARTVQAAVAKNSHPDDLVQPGHIFPLQAVEGGVLMRAGHTEAGCDLADMAGCTPAAVICEIMKDDGTMARLPDLQLFAAEHGLKIGTIADLIAHRSRVESLVEKLGSRPINTAFGDFTLHAFKDKTAHAVHLALVKGQWAAGDTVLVRVHEPLSVLDALEVGRAMHSWSLDAALARIASEGSGVVVLLNCGESAKQLMAQFDGTARASHGPERGRMDLRSYGIGAQILRECGVHKMQLMGNPRRMPSMTGYGLEIVGYLGKTNA